The Fusobacterium periodonticum 1_1_41FAA genomic sequence TTTGTTCCAACAGGTCATCTGCTTTTTTCATTTTACAAATTATTACAACTATGGTATACTTAAATTAGTTCTAAATAGAACTATTTAAAAATAAATAAAAGGATTGATGTATATGCAAAGATTAGGTGGCTTTTTAATATCAAAATTAAAACAATTACAGAGTAGAGCACTAGCACAATGTATAAGCAAAAAAGGTATAGATGCTTTCAGTGGAGAACAAGGAAAGATTTTATTTGTACTTTGGCAAAAAGATAAAATCACTCAAAAAGAACTGGCTTCTAAAACAAGTTTAGCTAAGAATACAATCACAGCTATGCTTGAAAAAATGGAAAAAAATAATTTAATTAAAAGAATAACTGATGAAAATGACAAAAGAAAATCATTGGTAATTTTAACAGACTATGCAAATTCTTTAAAAAAATCTTTTGATGAAATTTCAGATGAAATGTTACAAAAGTTTTATAAAAATTTTAGTGGAGAAGAAATAGATAAGTTTGAAGAATATTTACATAGAATTATTAGGAATTTAGAAGAAAATGAAGAAGGTGAAGAATTATGATAAGTCAATTAACGAAATTATTGACAGAAGATTTTAAATTTTTTCTTAATCTAACAGTGGAACATATTTTAATTTCATTGTTAGCTATAAGTATTGCTAGTGTACTTGGAATTATTCTAGGAATAATAATAAGTGAATATAGAAAATTTTCAGGCTTAATATTGGGAACTGTCAATATACTTTATACTATACCTTCAATAGCATTATTAGGATTTTTTATCACTATCACAGGAGTTGGAAATACAACAGCACTTATTGCTTTAATAATATATGCACTTTTACCAATAATAAGAAGCACATACACAGGAATTGTAAATATAAATCCTTTGATTATTGAGGCATCAGAGGGGATGGGAAGCACAAAATTACAACAACTATTCAAGGTTAAATTACCTCTAGCATTGCCAGTTTTAATGTCAGGTATCAGAAATATGGTTACAATGACAATAGCACTTGCAGGTATAGCTTCTTTTGTTGGAGCAGGAGGTTTAGGGGTTGCAATTTATAGAGGTATAACAACTAACAATTCAGCTATGACTTTTCTTGGAAGCTTACTTATAGCACTTTTAGCTTTGATTTTTGATTTTATATTAGGAATTATAGAGAAAAGGTTGACTAATCATAAAAAAACAAAGTATAAAGTAAATTTTAAACTTATAATTTTAGGGCTTTTCATAATTATATTCAGAACATATTTTTCTTTAAATTCAAAGAAAGATAAAGCTATAAATATTGCAACAAAACCTATGACAGAGGGCTATATTTTAGGACAAATGTTAACCGAACTTATTGAACAAGATACAGATTTAAAAGTTAATATCACAAATGGAGTTGGTGGTGGAACTTCCAATATACACCCTGCGATAGTTAAGGGAGAGTTTGACCTATACCCTGAATATACAGGAACTTCCTGGGAAGCTGTATTGAAAAAAGAAGGTAGCTATGATGAAAGTCAATTTGATGAATTGCAAAAAGAATATAAAGAAAAATACAATTTAGAATATGTAAATTTATATGGTTTTAACAATACTTATGGTTTAGCAGTAAATAAAGATATTGCAGAAAAATATAATTTAAAAACATATAGTGATTTAGCAGCAGTATCAAATAATTTAATTTTTGGTGCAGAATATGATTTCTTTGAAAGAGAAGATGGCTATAAAGAATTACAAAAAATATATAATGTGGATTTTAAAAAGAAAATAGATATGGATATCGGACTTAAATATCAAGCTATGAAAGATAAAAAAATTGATGTTATGATAATTTTTACAACAGATGGACAACTGGCAATATCTGATGTAGTTGTTTTAGAAGATGATAAAAAGATGTATCCATCATATAGAGCTGGAACAGTTGTAAGAAGTGAGATTTTATCTAAATATCCAGAGTTAAAACCAGTTTTAGAAAAATTGAATAATATCTTGGATGATAAAACAATGGCAGATTTGAATTATCAAGTTGAAAGTGAAGGAAAGAAACCAGAAGATGTAGCAAGAGAATATTTACAGGAAAAAGGTTTATTGGGGGCTAAATAATGATAGAATTTAAAAATATTAGTAAGAGTTATGGAAATCAAGAAGTAATAAAAGATTTTAATTTGACTATTGAATGTGGAACTTTCTTAACTATCATAGGTTCATCAGGTTCTGGGAAAACAACAATTTTAAAAATGATAAATGGTCTTATAAAGGCTGATAAAGGAAAAGTACTGATAAATGATAAAAATATCCAAGATGAAGATTTAATTGAACTTAGAAGAAAAATAGGTTATGTAATTCAGGGAAATATTCTATTTCCACATTTAACAGTTTTTGATAATATTGCCTATGTATTAAATTTAAAAAAATATGATAAAAAAGAAATTGAAAAGATAGTAAATGAAAAAATGGATATGTTAAATCTTTCAAGAGATTTAAAAGATAGACTACCAGATGAACTATCAGGTGGACAACAACAGAGAGTTGGAATAGCAAGAGCCTTGGCAGCAAACCCTGATATAATATTGATGGATGAGCCATTTGGAGCAGTTGATGCTATCACAAGATATCAGTTACAAAAAGATTTAAAGGAATTGCATAAAAAGACAGAGGCAACTATTGTCTTTATAACTCACGATATAACAGAAGCTTTAAAGCTAGGAACAAAGGTTTTAGTATTGGATAGAGGAGAAATTCAACAATATGATGTACCTAAAAATATTTGTTCTAATCCTAAAAATGACTTTGTGAAACAATTATTAAAAATGGCAGAGATGTAGAACAAATTTTTAAAAAATGATATAATAAAATATAGAAAATATAGAGGAGGCTAATTATGAAAATTTATGATTTTACTGTAAAAAATAGAAAAGGTGAAGATGTTTCTTTAGAAAATTTTAAAGGAAAAGTTTTATTGATTGTTAATACTGCAACTAGATGTGGATTTACACCACAATATGATGAATTAGAAGCTCTATACTCAAAATATAACAAAGATGGTTTTGAAGTTTTAGACTTCCCTTGTAATCAATTTGGAAATCAAGCTCCAGAAAGTGATGATGAAATCCATACTTTCTGTCAATTGAATTACAAAGTTAAATTTGACCAATTTGCAAAAGTTGAAGTTAATGGTGAAAATGCTATACCACTTTTCAAATATTTACAAGAACAAAAAGGATTTACTGGCTTTGATCCTAAGCATAAACTAACTTCTATACTTAATGAAATGCTTTCAAAAAATGATCCTGACTTTGCTAAAAAATCAGATATAAAGTGGAATTTTACTAAGTTTTTAGTAGATAAGTCTGGAAATGTTGTAGCAAGATTTGAACCTACTACAGGTGCTGAAGAAATAGAAAAAGAAATCAAAAAATATCTATAAAATGAAATTAGCTCTTCTAATAAGAAGAGCTTTTTTATGCTATAATATTTATATAAAATATTAAAATAAGGAGGTTAGAACTTGTTTAAAAAATTTATTTCATATTATAAGCCTCATAAGAAAATGTTTTTTTTAGATTTACTAGCAGCTTTTCTTATTTCTATTTGTGATTTATTCTATCCTATATTAACTCGTTCAATATTATATGATTTTATCCCAAATAGAAAATTAAAAACAATTTTTTTATTTCTATTTATCTTAGCATTAATCTATATTTTTAAAATGCTATCCAATTATTTTGTTGGCTACTATGGACATATTGTTGGAGTAAAAATACAAGCAGATATGAGAAGAGATTTATTTAAGCATATTCAAAATATGCCCATATCTTATTTTGACAAGAATCAGACTGGAGATATTATGTCAAGGATAGTAAATGACCTGATAGATATTTCAGAACTTGCTCACCATGGACCTGAAGATGTTTTCATATCAGGTGTTCTAGTTTTAGGTTCTTTTTTCTATCTAATTAATTTAAATCCTCTATTAACTTGTATAGTTTTCTTCTTTATTCCAATTTTAGCTCTACTTACTATTTTTTTAAGAAAGAGAATGATGAGAGCCTTCGCTGAAACAAGAACTACTGTTGGTGCTATAAATGCAAATTTATCAAATTCTATTTCAGGAATTAGAGTCTCTAAATCTTTTAATAATAGCAAGTTTGAATTTAAAAAATTTGAAGAAGGAAACTCTAAATATATCATTGCAAGAAAGGCAGCATACTTTTGGTTAGCTGTTTTTCAAGGTGGAGTTTACTATATCATAGATACTCTTTATCTTGTTATGCTTTTAAGTGGAACATTATTTACTTATTACGAGAAAATCACTGTAGTAGATTTTGTTACATATATGCTATTTGTTAATTTATTAATAACTCCTGTAAAAAGACTTATTAACTCAGTAGAACAATTTCAAAATGGAATGAGTGGTTTTAAAAGATTCTATGAAGTAATAACTGTTCCTCAAGAAGAAGAAGGAAAAATTGAAGTTGGAAAGTTAAATGGTAACATAGTCTTTGATGAAGTAACTTTTAGATATGAAGAAAATGAAAATGTTTTTGAAAATTTCTCTTTAAATATCAAGGCTGGAACAAATGTAGCTTTAGTTGGTGAATCAGGAGTTGGTAAAAGTACTATTTGCCATTTAATTCCAAGATTCTATGAAATTTTATCTGGTAAAATTACAATAGATGACATAGATATTAAAGATATGACCTTATCTTCACTTAGAAAGAATATAGGGATTGTAAGTCAAGATGTGTTTTTATTTACAGGAACTGTAAAAGAAAATATTGCCTATGGAAAATTAGATGCAACTGATGAAGAAATTTTTAAAGCAGCTAAATATGCAAATATCCATGACTACATTATGACTTTAGAAAAAGGATATGATACTCAAGTTGGTGAAAGAGGTATTCGTTTATCTGGAGGACAAAAACAAAGAATTTCTATCGCTAGAGTTTTTCTAGCTAACCCTCCTATTCTAATTTTAGATGAGGCAACAAGTGCTCTAGACAGTATAACTGAAAGAAATATACAAAAATCTCTAGATGAACTTAGTGAAGGTAGAACAACTTTAGTGGTTGCCCATAGACTAACAACTGTAAGAAAAGCTAATGTCATAATTGTTATCACAAAAGATGGAATAGCTGAAATGGGAAATCATGATGAATTAATGAAGTTAAAAGGAATTTATTACAAGTTAAATCAAGTTTAAAAAAATAAAAAGTAAAAAATAAGTGAGTTACGAATGGAAATTTTAGATAAAAAATTAAAGCAAGTGAGCCGAGCAAATACAGGAGTGTCTGAACGAAGTGATCTTAGAAACTCTTAATGAACTTGTTCATATAGAGTTTCTTAGATCCATGATTTGCAGCGAAACGTTAATTTTTTATCGTTAAGAAATTTACTCAGTAACGAACTATTTTTTACTTTTATTAATTTACAACAGTTTTCTTTTTGTTTATTTTTTATTTTTCAATGAACGTTTATATTCTCTAAAACTATTCCATCTATCGTGGAACCACATCCATTGTTCTGGATGTTTTCTAATAACATCTTCCATAATATTTATCAGATACTGCACATTGTTTTGTACATCTTCCTTGAAATTACCTGTCTTTTTCAATTCTATTTCATCTGTAACATAGATGGTAATTGTGTTGTCATCATTAAAAGTGTTATAGACAAGTAAGAAAGGTAAGTCAAACTTCAATGCCATTGATACTGCTCCACTAGGTGCTTTTGTTTCCTTACCAAAGAAATTAATTATTGCTCCTTTATCTCTATGGTCAGAAAATAGTGCAATAACTTTCTTTTCTCTCAACTTAGAAATTAAAACTCTACTTGTTCTCTCATTTTTTTCTATCACTTCCATATAGTTTGCTTTACCTCTAAGTTTTGTAATATAGTCATTTATATATGGATTTCTTTGCTTTTTAGCAACAGTAATAATTTTATTCTCACCTGTACAAACTGTACTTGCTTCCATATTTCCCATGTGCATAGTAGCAGCCATAACCCCTTTATCTTTTTTACAAGCATTCAACATACTTTCTTGATTTATAATCTTTATATTTTTAGGATTCTTTAGATATTTATCAAACCATAGTGAGCATAAGAAAGCCTTTATCATTATTCTAAAAGATTTTCTTGCAATCTTTTCAATTTCCTCGTCACTCTTTTCAGGAAAAGCCATTTTCAAATTCATAAGGGCTGTCATTCTTCTACTTTTAATTAATTTATATGTAAGATTCCCTAAAAAATCTCCAAACTTAAATCTCAATTTTTCAGGTAATAAGAGTAATAAAAAAATAAAAAATCTAGCAATAATATATTGAATATAATACATAGTAAAATCTCCTTTAAATTTTTCTAATTTATTATAACATATTTTACAGACTTGCTATTCTATTTTTTTTAAATATGTTATAATATTCGATGAATAAAAATACTTTGGAGGTAAAAATGAAAATTGGAATAATTGGTGCTATGCACGAGGAAATAGTTGAATTAAAAAGTTCAATGACTGATATAAATGAAATAGAAATTAGTAATTTAAAATTCTATGAAGGTAAATTATGTTCAAAAGATGTTGTCTTAGTAGAAAGTGGTATAGGAAAAGTTAATGCGGCGATATCTACTACTCTTTTAGTTTCTAATTTTAAAGTTGACAAAATAATATTTACAGGAGTTGCTGGGGCAGTTAATCCTGATATAAAAGTTACTGATATTGTTATTGCGACTGATTTAGTTGAATCTGATATGGATGTAACAGCAGGCGGAAACTATAAATTGGGAGAAATTCCAAGAATGAAAAGTTCTAACTTTAAAGCTGATTCTTATCTTTTCACTTTGGCTGATTCAGTTGCTACAAAACTTTTTGGAACTGAGAGAGTTTATAAAGGAAGAATAATAAGTAGAGATGAATTTGTAGCTTCATCTGAAAAAGTAAAAAAACTTAGAGAAGTTTTTGAAGCTGAATGTGTTGAAATGGAAGGTGCAGCTGTAGCTCATGTCTGTGAAGTATTAAATATACCATTTATAGTTTTGAGATCAATTTCTGATAAAGCAGATGATGAAGCAGGAATGACTTTTGATGAATTTGTAAAAATTGCTGCAAAAAATTCAAAATCAATAGTAGAAGGAATTTTATCAATTATAAAATAGATGGAGGAAAAAATGAATATCGATGCTTTACTTGAAGAATTATATGCTTATTCTATGTTTAGTATAAGACTTGGTTTAGATAATATTAAAGAAATTTGTAAATACTTAGGAAATCCTCAAAATTCATATAAGGTTATACATATAACTGGAACTAATGGAAAAGGTTCTGTTTCAACAACAGTTGAAAGAGTACTAATAGATGCTGGATACAAGGTTGGAAAATACACTTCTCCTCATATACTTGAATTCAATGAAAGAATCTCTTTCAATGACAAATATATCAGCAATGAAGATATTGCTAAATATTATGAAAAAGTCAAAAAGATTATTGAAGAACATAAAATACAAGCAACATTCTTTGAAGTTACAACTGCTATGATGTTTGACTATTTCAAAGATATGAAGGCTGAATATGTAATTTTAGAAGCTGGTATGGGTGGAAGATATGATGCAACAAATATTTGTGACAACACTGTATCTGTAATAACTAATGTTAGCTTAGACCACACAGAATACCTAGGAGATACTATTTATAAAATAGCAACTGAAAAAGCTGGAATAATTAAAAACTGTCCTTACACTATCTTTGCTGATAATAATCCTGATGTAAAAAAAGCAATTGAAGAAGTTACAGATAAATATGTAAATGTCTTAGATAAATATAAAGATAGTACATATAAACTTGATTTTAATACTTTTACAACAAATATAAATATAAATGGAAATATCTATGAATATTCACTTTTTGGTGATTATCAATATAAAAATTTCTTATGTGCCTATGAAGTTTTAAAGTACTTAGGTATAGATGAAAATATAATAAAAGAAGCTATTAAAAAGGTTGTATGGCAATGTAGATTTGAAGTGTTCTCTAAAAATCCACTTGTGATTTTTGATGGAGCTCATAATCCTGCTGGAGTTGAAGAACTTATAAAAATTGTAAAACAACACTTTTCAAAAGATGAAGTTACTGTGTTAGTGTCTATTTTAAAAGATAAAGATAGAGCTTCTATGTTTAAAAAACTAAATGAGATATCTTCTAGTATAGTTTTAACATCTATACCAGACAATCCAAGAGCTTCAACAGCAAAAGAACTATATGATAATGTTGAAAACAAAAAAGACTTTGAATATGAAGAAGATCCAATCAAGGCATATAATTTAGCTTTAAGTAAAAAGAGAAAGCTTACTGTATGTTGCGGTTCTTTCTACATTTTAATTAAGTTAAAAGAGGGCTTAAATGGATAAAAAAAAGAATACAAAATCATCAAATAGGGAGAAGCCTGAAAATAAAAAACAAGAAGTCCCAAAAAAGAAAGGAAACTCTAACACTAATAATATTAAAACTAAAATAAATACAAGTCCTAAAGTTGAACCTAAGGTTAAGAAAAAAACTAGTATAAATTTTCAAAAATTTCTTAACTTTATAGTTTTTCTTGTATTTATTGCTTTCACTTTCTTTATGTATAAAAAAGTCTCTAACCAAGAAAAGTTAGAACAAGCTTTAGTAGAAAATACGACTAAACAAGTAGTTGCAGCTATGAATCTTAGAAATAATGAATTTTATGGTGGAACTAAAACAGAAATAAAAAAAGAGGAAAAAGTTGAAAAAGTAAAAGAAGAAAAGAAAGTTGAAGAAGATATAGTTGAAACTCCTAAAGAAGAAAAAACTGAGACTAAAACTGAGGAGAAGAAAGCTATAATTAAGTCTGAAGAGCCTAAAAAAGAAGAAAAGAAAGTTGAAAAAACTAAGGCAGACTCTAAAGTTGAAGAAAAAGCTAAACCTAAAGAAGCTACTTCTGAAAAGAAAACTGAAACTCCTAAAGAAGTAAAAGCTGAGACTAAAACTGAGGAGAAGAAAGCTATAACTAAGTCTGAAGAGCCTAAAAAAGAGGAAAAGAAAGTTGAAAAACCTAAGGCTGAGACTAAGGTTGAAGAAGAAGCTAAACCTAAAGAAGCTACTTCTGAAAAGAAAACTGAAGCCTCTAAAGAAGAAAAAGCTACTAAAAAAGCTGAAGAAGCTAAAAAAATAGAAGAAGGTAGAGAAACTGTCAAAAAAGTTATGCAAGAAAAAGAAAAGAAGGAAGCTAAAAAAGAAGAAAAGAAAATTGAAAAAACTAAGACAGACTCTAAAGTTGAAGAAAAAGCTAAACCTAAAGAAACTACTTCTGAAAAGAAAACCACTGTAAAAGCTGAAGAAGCCAAAAAAGAAGTAAAGAAAGAAGTTAAAAAAGAAGAAATAAAAACTATAAAAACTAAGAAAGAACCTGTTGAACATTTAAGTAATGAACAAGTTAAGCGAAAATTAACTAAAGAAATTAAAGAGGTTGAGGGGACTTACACTCCTTAAAACTATATGGAGGAGATATGTACACATATACCACTGTCAGAGAAATTGCAGATTCATTAAATTTGGAAATACTGAATGAGGGAAATTTAGATCTAAAAATTGATATCCCTAATATTTATCAAATTGGTTATGAACTTGTTGGTTTTTTAGATAAAGAAAGTGATGAGCTAAATAGATATATCAATATCTGTAGCTTAAAAGAATCAAGATTTATGGCTACTTTTTCTAAAGAAAGAAAAGAAAAAGTTATTTCCGAATATATGGCTCTTGATTTCCCAGCTCTAATCTTTTCAAAAGATGCTATCATAGCTGAAGAATTCTATTATTATGCTAAAAAATACAACAAAAATATTCTTTTAAGCAATGAAAAAGCTTCTGTTACTGTTAGAAAATTAAAATTCTTTCTTTCTAGAGCACTTTCTATTGAAGAAGAATATGAAGATTATTCTCTTATGGAAATTCATGGTGTTGGAGTATTGATGACAGGTTATTCAAATGCTAGAAAAGGTGTTATGATAGAGCTACTTGAAAGAGGTCATCGTATGATAACAGATAAAAATCTAGTTATACGTCGTATTGGTGAAAATGATTTGCTCGGTTACAATGGAAAAAAGAAAGTAAAGCTGGGGCATTTTTATCTAGAAGATATACAAAATGGTTCTGTCGATGTTACAGATCATTTTGGAGTAAAATCAACAAGAATAGAAAAAAAGATAAATATACTTATAGTTTTAGAAGAATGGAAAGAAAAAGAATTCTATGATAGACTTGGGCTTGATACACAATATGAAACTTTTGTTGGTGAAAAAATACAAAAGTTTGTTATACCTGTGAGAAAAGGGAGAAATCTAGCTGTTATCATTGAAACAGCAGCCCTATCATTTAGATTAAAAAGAATGGGACACAATACTCCTTTAGAATTTCTTAATAAATCTCAAGAAATAATACAAAAAAAGAAAAAAGAGAGGGAAGAAAATATGAATACAAATAGTTTAGCAGTTACAAAACTAATAAATGAGTTTGATTTAGAAGTAAAATATGGTAGAGATAAAGTGACAAGTACATATATAAAATCTTCTAATGTGTACCGTCCCTCTTTGTCACTTATAGGATTTTTTGATTTAATAGAAGAAGTTTCTAATATAGGTATACAAATATTTTCAAAAATGGAATTTAATTTCTTAGAAAAACTTTGCCCTACAGAAAGAATTAACAATTTAAAAAAATTCTTGTCTTTTGATATACCTATGATAGTACTGACAGAAGATGCTAATGCTCCTGATTACTTCTTTGAATTAGTACAAAAAAGTGGACATATTTTAGCTATTGCTCCATATAAAAAATCTTCTCAAATAATTGCAAACTTTAATAACTACTTGGACTCTTTCTTCTCAGAAACAATAAGTGTCCATGGAGTTTTAGTTGAGCTTTTTGGTTTTGGAGTTTTACTTACAGGTAAAAGTGGAATAGGAAAAAGTGAAACAGCGTTAGAGCTTATACATAGAGGTCACAGACTTATAGCAGATGACATGGTTAAATTCTATAGAGATACTCAAGGAGACATTGTAGGTAAATCAGCTGAACTTCCATTCTTTATGGAAATAAGAGGTTTAGGAATTATTGATATAAAAACTTTATATGGAATGAGTTCTGTAAGATTATCTAAAAGATTGGATATGATAATAGAGCTAAAAGCACTTGATAACTCTGATTATATGTCAGCTCCAACAACTCATCTATATGAAGATGTACTAGGAAAACCTATTAAGAAAAGAATACTTGAAATTTCTTCAGGTAGAAATGCTGCTGCCATGGTTGAAGTTATGGTTATGGACTATATGTCTGGTTTACTTGGTCAAAAATAAAAGAAAGGAAAATATAAATTGAAAGAATTTATTGAAAAATTTAAAGAAATAAAAACTATTATTGAAGAAAATCAAAATATTATACTAACGGCTCATGTCAATCCTGATGGTGATGCTGTAGGTTCAGGTTTAGGACTATTTCTTACATTAAAAGAAACTTATAAAAATAAGAATATTAGATTTGTTTTACAAGATAGTATTCCCTATACTACCAAATTTTTAAAGGGTTCTGAAGAGATAGAAACATATAACAGTAAAGAAAAATATTCAACTGATTTATTGATATTTTTAGATTCAGCTACAAGAGAAAGAACTGGAGAAACTGGAAAAAATATAGAAGCAAAACTTAGTATTAATATCGATCATCATATGAGTAATCCAAGTTATGGAGATGTGAATTGTGTTATAACATATTCATCTTCAACTTCTGAAATTGTTTATCATTTTATTAAATATATGGATTATAAAATGAATTTAGCTATAGCCGAAGCTTTGTATTTAGGTTTAGTGAATGACACAGGGAATTTCTCTCATAGCAATGTTAAAGTTGAAACTATGATGATGGCTACAGATTTAATTTCACTTGGTGTAAATAATAACTATATAGTAACTAATTTTTTAAACTCAAATTCTTATCAAACTTTAAAAATGTTAGGAGATGCCTTAACAAAGTTTGAATTTTATCCTGAAAAGAAATTATCATACTATTATTTAGATCATGAAACTATGCAAAAATATGGAGCTAAAAAAGAAGACACTGAAGGTGTAGTTGAAAAAATTCTATCATACTATGAAGCTTCTGTTTCATTATTTTTAAGAGAAGAAACTGATGGAAAAATCAAAGGAAGTATGAGATCTAAGTATGAGACAAATGTCAATAAAATTGCTGCTCTTTTTGGTGGTGGTGGTCACTATAAAGCCGCAGGTTTTTCAAGTGATTTAAGCCCTAAAGAAATCTTAGATATTGTTTTAAAAAACTTAGACTGAGGTAATAAAAATGAAAAAAATAAAAATATTAGTCATTTTAATTTTAAGTCTCCTATTAATTTCTTGTGGTAATAAAGAAGAAACTGTTGAAAAGGTTGAGCAAATATTTTACACTGCTATGCCTAAGCAAGAGTATAATTTAAATCCTCAATCTTATACTGGAAATGAAAGAGCTTTAATAACTCAAATATTTGAAGGCTTAACTGAATTAAAAGATGAAGGTGCA encodes the following:
- a CDS encoding MarR family winged helix-turn-helix transcriptional regulator → MQRLGGFLISKLKQLQSRALAQCISKKGIDAFSGEQGKILFVLWQKDKITQKELASKTSLAKNTITAMLEKMEKNNLIKRITDENDKRKSLVILTDYANSLKKSFDEISDEMLQKFYKNFSGEEIDKFEEYLHRIIRNLEENEEGEEL
- a CDS encoding glycine betaine ABC transporter substrate-binding protein, which produces MISQLTKLLTEDFKFFLNLTVEHILISLLAISIASVLGIILGIIISEYRKFSGLILGTVNILYTIPSIALLGFFITITGVGNTTALIALIIYALLPIIRSTYTGIVNINPLIIEASEGMGSTKLQQLFKVKLPLALPVLMSGIRNMVTMTIALAGIASFVGAGGLGVAIYRGITTNNSAMTFLGSLLIALLALIFDFILGIIEKRLTNHKKTKYKVNFKLIILGLFIIIFRTYFSLNSKKDKAINIATKPMTEGYILGQMLTELIEQDTDLKVNITNGVGGGTSNIHPAIVKGEFDLYPEYTGTSWEAVLKKEGSYDESQFDELQKEYKEKYNLEYVNLYGFNNTYGLAVNKDIAEKYNLKTYSDLAAVSNNLIFGAEYDFFEREDGYKELQKIYNVDFKKKIDMDIGLKYQAMKDKKIDVMIIFTTDGQLAISDVVVLEDDKKMYPSYRAGTVVRSEILSKYPELKPVLEKLNNILDDKTMADLNYQVESEGKKPEDVAREYLQEKGLLGAK
- a CDS encoding ABC transporter ATP-binding protein; this translates as MIEFKNISKSYGNQEVIKDFNLTIECGTFLTIIGSSGSGKTTILKMINGLIKADKGKVLINDKNIQDEDLIELRRKIGYVIQGNILFPHLTVFDNIAYVLNLKKYDKKEIEKIVNEKMDMLNLSRDLKDRLPDELSGGQQQRVGIARALAANPDIILMDEPFGAVDAITRYQLQKDLKELHKKTEATIVFITHDITEALKLGTKVLVLDRGEIQQYDVPKNICSNPKNDFVKQLLKMAEM
- a CDS encoding glutathione peroxidase, which translates into the protein MKIYDFTVKNRKGEDVSLENFKGKVLLIVNTATRCGFTPQYDELEALYSKYNKDGFEVLDFPCNQFGNQAPESDDEIHTFCQLNYKVKFDQFAKVEVNGENAIPLFKYLQEQKGFTGFDPKHKLTSILNEMLSKNDPDFAKKSDIKWNFTKFLVDKSGNVVARFEPTTGAEEIEKEIKKYL
- a CDS encoding ABC transporter ATP-binding protein; this translates as MFKKFISYYKPHKKMFFLDLLAAFLISICDLFYPILTRSILYDFIPNRKLKTIFLFLFILALIYIFKMLSNYFVGYYGHIVGVKIQADMRRDLFKHIQNMPISYFDKNQTGDIMSRIVNDLIDISELAHHGPEDVFISGVLVLGSFFYLINLNPLLTCIVFFFIPILALLTIFLRKRMMRAFAETRTTVGAINANLSNSISGIRVSKSFNNSKFEFKKFEEGNSKYIIARKAAYFWLAVFQGGVYYIIDTLYLVMLLSGTLFTYYEKITVVDFVTYMLFVNLLITPVKRLINSVEQFQNGMSGFKRFYEVITVPQEEEGKIEVGKLNGNIVFDEVTFRYEENENVFENFSLNIKAGTNVALVGESGVGKSTICHLIPRFYEILSGKITIDDIDIKDMTLSSLRKNIGIVSQDVFLFTGTVKENIAYGKLDATDEEIFKAAKYANIHDYIMTLEKGYDTQVGERGIRLSGGQKQRISIARVFLANPPILILDEATSALDSITERNIQKSLDELSEGRTTLVVAHRLTTVRKANVIIVITKDGIAEMGNHDELMKLKGIYYKLNQV
- a CDS encoding lysophospholipid acyltransferase family protein, which encodes MYYIQYIIARFFIFLLLLLPEKLRFKFGDFLGNLTYKLIKSRRMTALMNLKMAFPEKSDEEIEKIARKSFRIMIKAFLCSLWFDKYLKNPKNIKIINQESMLNACKKDKGVMAATMHMGNMEASTVCTGENKIITVAKKQRNPYINDYITKLRGKANYMEVIEKNERTSRVLISKLREKKVIALFSDHRDKGAIINFFGKETKAPSGAVSMALKFDLPFLLVYNTFNDDNTITIYVTDEIELKKTGNFKEDVQNNVQYLINIMEDVIRKHPEQWMWFHDRWNSFREYKRSLKNKK
- a CDS encoding 5'-methylthioadenosine/adenosylhomocysteine nucleosidase → MKIGIIGAMHEEIVELKSSMTDINEIEISNLKFYEGKLCSKDVVLVESGIGKVNAAISTTLLVSNFKVDKIIFTGVAGAVNPDIKVTDIVIATDLVESDMDVTAGGNYKLGEIPRMKSSNFKADSYLFTLADSVATKLFGTERVYKGRIISRDEFVASSEKVKKLREVFEAECVEMEGAAVAHVCEVLNIPFIVLRSISDKADDEAGMTFDEFVKIAAKNSKSIVEGILSIIK
- a CDS encoding bifunctional folylpolyglutamate synthase/dihydrofolate synthase, with the translated sequence MEEKMNIDALLEELYAYSMFSIRLGLDNIKEICKYLGNPQNSYKVIHITGTNGKGSVSTTVERVLIDAGYKVGKYTSPHILEFNERISFNDKYISNEDIAKYYEKVKKIIEEHKIQATFFEVTTAMMFDYFKDMKAEYVILEAGMGGRYDATNICDNTVSVITNVSLDHTEYLGDTIYKIATEKAGIIKNCPYTIFADNNPDVKKAIEEVTDKYVNVLDKYKDSTYKLDFNTFTTNININGNIYEYSLFGDYQYKNFLCAYEVLKYLGIDENIIKEAIKKVVWQCRFEVFSKNPLVIFDGAHNPAGVEELIKIVKQHFSKDEVTVLVSILKDKDRASMFKKLNEISSSIVLTSIPDNPRASTAKELYDNVENKKDFEYEEDPIKAYNLALSKKRKLTVCCGSFYILIKLKEGLNG